In Flavobacteriales bacterium, one genomic interval encodes:
- a CDS encoding Gfo/Idh/MocA family oxidoreductase has protein sequence MTADHKVKFAIVGYGHIGKRHAEMVTAHTETELVAVTDILTKAELGAIAHDVPFHTDMVEMLAAHPGIDVVIICTPNGLHAEQCILALEHRMHVVCEKPLALSKAACEAVIYKALQVHRTVFGVMQNRYSPPSQWIKGVLDKDLLGAIHMVQVNCYWNRDARYYQKPSWKGTAVLDGGTLFTQFSHFIDTLYWLFGDITEIQGLFADFMHQDLTAFEDSGLVHFRFLNGGIGCLNYSTAVWDRNMESSLTVIGSKGSVKIGGQYMDKVEYCHIQDYELPELSPTNPANDYGVYKGSANNHAYIIDNVVDTLKGRNTLTTNALEGLKVVEIIERIYKKRDEQRIR, from the coding sequence ATGACCGCGGATCACAAAGTGAAGTTCGCGATCGTTGGCTATGGCCATATCGGAAAGCGCCATGCAGAAATGGTTACCGCACATACGGAAACAGAACTTGTGGCTGTGACCGATATACTTACGAAGGCTGAGTTAGGTGCCATTGCGCATGATGTCCCATTCCATACGGATATGGTTGAAATGCTGGCGGCGCATCCCGGGATCGATGTTGTGATCATCTGCACGCCGAACGGGCTACACGCTGAGCAATGCATTTTGGCGCTGGAGCATCGAATGCATGTGGTCTGCGAGAAGCCGCTTGCATTGAGCAAAGCAGCTTGCGAAGCGGTGATCTATAAAGCATTGCAAGTGCATCGCACCGTGTTCGGTGTAATGCAGAACCGGTATAGCCCACCGAGCCAATGGATCAAAGGGGTACTGGATAAAGACCTCTTGGGTGCGATCCACATGGTGCAAGTGAATTGCTATTGGAACAGGGACGCACGGTACTATCAAAAGCCATCCTGGAAAGGCACCGCAGTGCTTGACGGCGGTACGCTCTTTACTCAGTTCAGCCACTTCATTGACACGCTGTATTGGTTGTTCGGTGACATCACGGAGATCCAAGGACTTTTCGCGGATTTCATGCACCAGGATCTTACAGCATTTGAGGACAGCGGGCTCGTTCATTTTCGATTTTTGAACGGCGGTATCGGGTGTCTCAATTACAGCACCGCTGTGTGGGATCGGAATATGGAAAGCAGCTTGACCGTAATTGGTTCCAAAGGAAGTGTGAAGATCGGTGGCCAGTACATGGATAAGGTGGAGTATTGCCATATCCAGGATTATGAACTTCCTGAATTGTCGCCGACCAATCCTGCAAATGATTATGGTGTTTACAAAGGCAGCGCTAACAACCACGCTTACATCATAGATAATGTGGTGGATACGCTAAAAGGGCGTAACACCCTTACCACGAATGCGCTGGAGGGGTTGAAAGTAGTTGAGATCATTGAGCGTATTTACAAGAAACGTGATGAGCAACGTATACGATAG
- a CDS encoding N-acetyltransferase — protein sequence MSFSAHPTAVIDEGCTIGEGTRIWHFTHIMPLCVIGENCNIGQNVVISPDVVLGNNVKVQNNVSIYTGVICEDDVFLGPSMVFTNVINPRSAVARKDQYLRTFVRKGATIGANATIVCGNEIGAYAFIGAGAVVTKPVQAYALVMGNPAKRTGWMSEFGHKLEFDSEGLAKCPESGDQYSLRNGAVKKIGS from the coding sequence ATGTCCTTTTCCGCACATCCCACCGCTGTTATCGATGAGGGCTGCACCATTGGTGAGGGCACGCGTATTTGGCATTTCACCCACATCATGCCCTTATGTGTTATTGGTGAGAACTGCAATATCGGGCAGAACGTTGTTATTAGCCCTGATGTGGTTCTGGGTAACAACGTAAAGGTGCAGAACAACGTGAGCATTTATACCGGCGTGATCTGTGAGGACGACGTGTTCTTGGGACCGTCGATGGTCTTTACCAATGTGATCAATCCACGGAGCGCCGTTGCGCGTAAGGATCAGTATCTTCGCACGTTCGTGAGAAAGGGAGCGACCATAGGAGCCAATGCTACGATCGTTTGTGGCAATGAGATCGGTGCGTATGCGTTCATTGGTGCCGGGGCTGTGGTAACCAAGCCAGTACAAGCCTATGCGCTTGTTATGGGCAATCCAGCCAAACGGACTGGTTGGATGAGCGAATTCGGTCATAAGCTCGAATTCGACTCGGAAGGCTTAGCCAAATGTCCAGAAAGTGGTGATCAATACAGCTTGCGAAATGGCGCCGTGAAAAAGATCGGATCATGA
- a CDS encoding ABC transporter substrate-binding protein: MTTIRLAGVPEPFNLPWILALERRAFVRAKIDVKWQTVPQGTGEMCKMLHEDQVDMAVLVTEGAVRDILLGSPTRIVTTLVDSPLTWGVHVGSGTTVSDLKQMPFAISRFNSGSHLMATVYAKKNGRTLTEKDFIIVNDLAGAVERLKSKEPALFLWEKAMTASYVHKGLFNRVDEITPDWPAFVVVAREGFLKDNSDAVARLMRVFRDQAKGFQEKKNAADIIASRYGMTPDNAAEWNRTLKWNLDGAVDVNALHGIADSLHQAGILDEKPTEEAVVRCVAPLAMLK, encoded by the coding sequence TTGACCACCATTCGGCTTGCAGGCGTGCCTGAGCCGTTCAACTTGCCGTGGATCCTGGCGTTGGAAAGACGTGCGTTCGTTCGGGCCAAGATCGATGTGAAGTGGCAGACGGTTCCTCAGGGCACTGGGGAAATGTGCAAAATGCTACATGAAGACCAGGTGGATATGGCCGTGCTGGTAACAGAAGGAGCGGTAAGGGACATTCTATTGGGAAGTCCTACACGGATAGTAACCACCTTGGTGGATTCTCCACTGACCTGGGGGGTTCATGTTGGCAGTGGTACCACGGTCTCGGATCTGAAGCAAATGCCGTTCGCCATTAGCCGCTTTAACAGTGGCAGCCATTTGATGGCAACCGTGTATGCGAAGAAGAACGGTCGGACGCTTACCGAAAAGGACTTCATCATTGTGAATGATCTTGCTGGTGCTGTTGAGCGATTGAAGTCAAAAGAACCAGCCCTATTTTTATGGGAGAAGGCCATGACCGCGAGTTATGTGCACAAGGGGTTATTCAACCGGGTTGATGAAATAACTCCCGATTGGCCGGCATTCGTGGTTGTGGCCCGAGAAGGATTCCTAAAGGATAATTCAGATGCGGTCGCTCGGTTAATGCGCGTTTTCCGCGATCAAGCCAAGGGTTTTCAAGAAAAAAAGAATGCTGCTGACATCATTGCTTCACGTTATGGGATGACACCCGATAATGCCGCGGAATGGAACCGTACGTTGAAATGGAACTTGGATGGGGCAGTGGATGTGAATGCGCTCCACGGGATCGCAGATTCCCTGCATCAAGCAGGAATACTCGACGAAAAGCCAACTGAGGAGGCTGTCGTAAGATGCGTGGCACCTTTGGCTATGTTGAAGTAG
- a CDS encoding SDR family oxidoreductase: MAISKKSTVLKPVAKKAVAKKAAVKKAAPAKGKLRIVKPVTKDRVLITGAAGFLGSHLCDRFLKEGYHVIAMDNLITGSLKNIEHLFHREDFEFYHHDVSKFVHVPGDLKYILHFASPASPIDYEKIPIQTLKVGSLGTHNLLGLALAKGARILVASTSEVYGDPQVHPQSESYWGHVNPVGKRSMYDEAKRFQEALTMSYHHYHGLETRMVRIFNTYGPRMRLNDGRVVPAFMGQALRGEDLTIFGKGNQTRSFCYVDDLIEGIYRLLLSDHAGPVNIGNPKEITIKQFAQEILKLTGTKQKLIYKPLPSDDPMQRQPDITLAKKLLGWSAKVDRAEGMKRTFAYFKSLSQAELNEKEHFNFEKYSRKK, translated from the coding sequence ATGGCTATCTCGAAAAAGTCTACGGTGTTAAAGCCTGTGGCTAAAAAAGCGGTAGCAAAGAAAGCCGCTGTGAAGAAGGCAGCACCGGCAAAGGGTAAATTGAGGATCGTGAAACCGGTCACAAAGGATCGTGTGCTTATTACAGGTGCCGCCGGTTTCCTGGGTTCGCATTTATGCGATCGCTTTTTGAAGGAAGGGTACCACGTAATTGCTATGGACAACCTGATCACAGGTTCCTTGAAAAATATTGAACACCTGTTCCATCGTGAGGACTTCGAATTCTATCATCATGATGTGAGCAAGTTCGTCCATGTTCCTGGTGATCTGAAATACATCCTCCATTTCGCATCGCCGGCTTCTCCGATCGATTATGAGAAGATCCCCATTCAGACCTTGAAAGTTGGATCATTGGGAACGCATAACCTATTGGGACTTGCTTTGGCGAAAGGCGCGCGTATCCTCGTTGCCAGCACCAGTGAGGTGTATGGCGATCCACAAGTTCATCCGCAAAGCGAAAGTTATTGGGGTCATGTGAACCCAGTTGGAAAACGGAGCATGTATGATGAAGCCAAGCGCTTTCAGGAGGCGCTTACAATGAGCTATCATCATTATCATGGGCTGGAGACGCGGATGGTCCGCATATTCAATACATACGGCCCACGCATGCGGTTGAACGACGGGCGCGTTGTGCCTGCATTCATGGGCCAAGCATTGCGCGGTGAAGACCTTACTATCTTCGGAAAAGGGAATCAGACCCGCAGTTTTTGTTACGTGGATGACCTGATCGAAGGGATCTACAGATTGCTTTTAAGCGATCATGCGGGTCCGGTAAATATTGGAAATCCGAAAGAGATCACCATCAAACAATTCGCGCAGGAGATCCTGAAGCTTACCGGTACCAAGCAGAAGTTGATCTACAAGCCGTTACCAAGTGATGATCCAATGCAACGCCAGCCGGATATCACGTTGGCCAAGAAATTACTTGGCTGGTCCGCGAAGGTCGACCGTGCAGAAGGTATGAAGCGAACGTTCGCGTATTTCAAGTCCCTTTCACAAGCTGAGCTTAACGAAAAGGAGCATTTCAATTTCGAGAAGTATTCCCGGAAGAAGTGA
- a CDS encoding UDP-glucose/GDP-mannose dehydrogenase family protein, with the protein MNIAVVGTGYVGLVTGTCFAETGNHVICVDIDKEKVQKMKDGKVPIYEPHLDVLFERNIRQGRLLFTTDLKSAIDKAQIIFLALPTPPGEDGSADLKYVLGVAHELGKIMTDYKVIVDKSTVPVGTAEKVHAAVAKHAKVEFDIVSNPEFLREGFAVDDFLKPDRVVVGTSSARAQKVMEDLYKPFVRQGNPIIFMDERSAELTKYAANAFLATKITFMNEIANFCEAVGADVDKVRIGMGTDTRIGKRFLFPGIGYGGSCFPKDVQALAKSGSDAGYDFRIINSVMEVNERQKTTLTDKIKKHYGASIKGKHFAMWGLAFKPDTDDIREAPALYMIDALVEAGATVTAFDPEAMPNVEKVKGDTMKFADDEYKALEGADALIIATEWALFRTPDFERVAKLLKEKVVFDGRNLYDLEEMEKVGFKYVSVGRTTVNA; encoded by the coding sequence ATGAACATCGCAGTAGTAGGAACAGGATATGTCGGCCTTGTAACAGGCACATGCTTCGCAGAAACAGGTAACCACGTTATCTGCGTGGATATTGATAAGGAAAAGGTCCAGAAGATGAAGGATGGGAAAGTGCCCATCTATGAACCGCATCTGGATGTTCTTTTTGAACGGAATATCCGTCAAGGTCGCTTGTTGTTCACAACGGATCTGAAGAGCGCGATCGATAAAGCGCAGATCATCTTCTTGGCATTGCCAACGCCTCCTGGAGAGGATGGTAGTGCAGACCTGAAGTATGTATTGGGAGTAGCCCATGAGCTTGGCAAGATCATGACCGACTATAAGGTGATCGTGGATAAGAGCACGGTACCAGTTGGCACTGCGGAGAAAGTACATGCAGCTGTGGCGAAACACGCCAAAGTAGAATTTGATATCGTGAGTAATCCGGAGTTCTTACGGGAAGGCTTTGCGGTTGATGATTTCTTGAAACCGGATCGTGTGGTGGTGGGGACCAGCAGTGCCCGTGCACAAAAGGTGATGGAGGATCTGTACAAGCCTTTCGTGCGCCAAGGCAATCCGATCATCTTCATGGATGAACGCAGTGCTGAGTTGACGAAATATGCGGCGAATGCATTCCTTGCCACCAAGATCACATTCATGAACGAGATCGCGAATTTCTGCGAGGCCGTTGGTGCGGATGTGGATAAGGTTCGTATCGGCATGGGTACGGATACACGCATCGGAAAGCGCTTCTTATTCCCAGGGATAGGGTATGGTGGTTCATGCTTCCCGAAAGATGTTCAGGCGTTGGCCAAAAGTGGCAGTGACGCAGGCTATGATTTCCGCATCATCAATAGCGTAATGGAAGTGAATGAGCGCCAGAAGACCACCCTGACGGATAAGATCAAGAAGCATTACGGAGCGTCCATCAAAGGCAAGCATTTTGCAATGTGGGGCTTAGCATTCAAGCCGGATACCGATGATATTCGTGAGGCACCGGCATTGTATATGATCGATGCACTGGTCGAAGCTGGAGCTACGGTCACTGCGTTCGATCCAGAGGCAATGCCGAATGTGGAAAAGGTGAAAGGTGATACCATGAAATTCGCAGACGATGAATACAAGGCACTTGAAGGTGCTGATGCACTCATCATTGCCACCGAATGGGCACTCTTCCGCACCCCGGATTTTGAGCGGGTCGCCAAGCTCTTGAAAGAGAAAGTCGTATTCGACGGACGTAACTTATACGACCTTGAAGAGATGGAAAAGGTCGGTTTCAAATACGTTAGTGTAGGTCGTACAACGGTTAACGCGTAA
- a CDS encoding DegT/DnrJ/EryC1/StrS family aminotransferase, which translates to MKPIQMVDLVGQYEKIKPEVDAAVQRIMGSAAFIGGPEVKAFENELSEFIGVKNTIACANGTDALQIAMMALGLERGDEVITASFTFVATVEVVALLGITPVFADVLPGTFNLDPADVERKITPRTKAIIPVHLFGQTADMDAIMAIAEMHGLFVIEDNAQAIGAVYTRKDGTQRKSGSIGHIASTSFFPSKNLGCYGDGGALFTNDDELAKKVRRICNHGSDTRYYHEVVGVNSRLDAIQAAILRIKLKHLSEYDAARNAAATFYDNAFKDLKDISIPERSPNSTHVFHQYTLKVTGGHRDGLKKHLEDRGIPAMIYYPVPCHLQSAYKTAQFPEGSLPITEKLTLEVLSLPMSTELENDQLTHITNAVKSFFQ; encoded by the coding sequence ATGAAGCCAATACAAATGGTCGATCTGGTCGGCCAATACGAGAAGATCAAGCCCGAAGTGGATGCCGCCGTTCAGCGGATCATGGGCAGTGCCGCGTTCATTGGAGGGCCCGAAGTAAAAGCGTTCGAGAACGAGTTATCGGAATTCATCGGGGTTAAGAACACCATTGCATGCGCGAATGGGACCGATGCATTGCAGATCGCAATGATGGCGTTGGGGCTGGAGCGTGGCGATGAAGTAATAACCGCCTCGTTCACGTTCGTGGCAACTGTCGAAGTGGTTGCCTTGCTTGGGATAACTCCTGTTTTCGCGGACGTGCTTCCTGGGACATTCAATCTGGATCCTGCGGATGTGGAACGTAAGATCACTCCGCGTACCAAGGCCATTATCCCCGTTCACTTATTTGGCCAAACAGCGGATATGGATGCGATCATGGCCATTGCGGAAATGCACGGATTATTCGTGATCGAGGACAACGCTCAGGCGATCGGTGCTGTGTATACACGCAAGGATGGAACGCAACGGAAGAGCGGTTCAATAGGTCATATTGCGAGCACTAGTTTCTTTCCGAGCAAGAATCTGGGGTGTTATGGGGACGGCGGTGCGTTGTTCACCAACGATGATGAACTCGCAAAGAAAGTCCGACGCATCTGCAATCATGGAAGTGATACTCGGTACTACCATGAAGTGGTTGGAGTGAATAGCCGGTTGGATGCCATACAAGCGGCGATATTGCGGATCAAGTTGAAGCATTTATCCGAGTACGATGCTGCGCGGAATGCGGCGGCAACATTCTATGACAATGCGTTCAAGGACCTGAAAGATATTTCGATCCCGGAACGCAGCCCGAACAGCACGCATGTATTCCATCAATACACGCTGAAAGTGACCGGAGGGCATCGGGATGGTCTAAAGAAACACTTGGAAGACAGGGGGATACCGGCAATGATCTACTATCCTGTACCCTGTCACCTACAATCTGCGTATAAGACCGCTCAGTTTCCGGAAGGTAGTCTTCCAATAACCGAGAAATTAACACTGGAAGTGCTCTCGCTCCCCATGAGTACAGAGCTGGAGAATGATCAACTTACACATATCACCAACGCGGTGAAAAGCTTTTTTCAATAA
- a CDS encoding 3-deoxy-D-manno-octulosonic acid transferase, with protein MPLLYDLGTRCYHLGIKLAAPFVPKAKQWVHGRKGTWDQLASVSKKVNGCIWMHAASVGEFEQGLPVLEAIKKVHPDVPIVVTFFSPSGYEARKNHPIADHVEFLPPDGRTNAERLYAMIKPRIALFVKYEFWYHHLKTLHHHNVPLFLISGTFRNDQPFFNWYGNTHRAMLSTFSHLFVQDEKSRSLLASLGKTNVTVAGDTRFDRVAEIAANDPGLAVAKAWKGDQPLLVCGSTWPADEELIVAAIGKNKLVVVPHELSETHLKQIETRSPKPLVRWSELEDSPIQSVTEILGKERSGTLLVDRMGLLARLYAYADIVYIGGGFGDGIHSVLEAVAWGKPVIFGPNHRKFVEAEALVEAGAGFEVRTSAELQKVLERLNGDPKELQAASAIASTYVQNNVGATAKIIAFILPLLVHEQINPS; from the coding sequence ATGCCATTGCTCTATGATCTAGGTACGCGGTGCTATCATTTGGGCATCAAGCTTGCTGCACCATTCGTTCCCAAAGCAAAGCAATGGGTACACGGCCGGAAAGGAACTTGGGATCAACTTGCCTCAGTTTCGAAAAAAGTGAACGGTTGCATATGGATGCACGCTGCAAGTGTCGGAGAATTCGAACAGGGCCTTCCAGTATTGGAAGCGATCAAAAAGGTTCATCCCGATGTTCCAATAGTGGTAACCTTCTTCAGTCCGAGTGGATACGAAGCCCGCAAAAACCATCCGATAGCCGACCACGTGGAATTCCTCCCACCCGATGGCCGCACCAATGCAGAGCGGCTGTATGCGATGATCAAACCACGGATCGCGTTATTCGTTAAGTACGAATTCTGGTACCATCATTTAAAGACGCTTCATCATCACAACGTGCCATTGTTCCTGATCTCCGGCACGTTCCGCAATGACCAACCATTCTTCAACTGGTATGGGAACACGCACCGTGCGATGCTCAGCACCTTTTCTCATCTCTTCGTGCAGGACGAAAAAAGCAGATCACTGCTCGCATCACTTGGGAAGACCAATGTGACGGTCGCCGGAGATACGCGCTTCGATCGCGTTGCAGAAATTGCAGCGAATGATCCTGGCCTCGCTGTTGCGAAGGCATGGAAGGGTGACCAACCGCTCTTGGTCTGCGGAAGTACGTGGCCTGCGGATGAAGAATTGATCGTTGCCGCAATTGGGAAGAACAAACTTGTGGTGGTCCCGCATGAACTTTCAGAGACCCATTTGAAACAGATCGAAACCAGATCCCCAAAGCCCTTGGTGCGCTGGAGCGAACTGGAAGACTCGCCGATACAGAGCGTTACTGAAATTCTCGGTAAGGAAAGATCCGGCACCTTATTGGTTGATCGAATGGGATTGCTTGCTCGCCTATACGCTTATGCTGACATCGTATACATCGGCGGTGGTTTTGGCGATGGTATTCACAGTGTGTTGGAGGCCGTCGCTTGGGGAAAGCCTGTGATCTTCGGCCCGAACCACAGAAAATTCGTAGAGGCCGAAGCCTTGGTCGAAGCCGGTGCCGGATTCGAGGTGCGCACTTCGGCAGAGCTTCAGAAGGTCCTGGAGCGGTTGAACGGTGACCCGAAAGAATTGCAGGCAGCGTCAGCTATTGCCAGCACCTATGTGCAGAACAACGTAGGAGCTACGGCGAAGATCATCGCATTCATTCTTCCATTGCTTGTTCATGAACAGATCAATCCATCGTGA
- a CDS encoding nucleotide pyrophosphohydrolase, which produces MGRTGELPLINLQEQVDEWITNHGVRYFNELTNMAMLTEEVGEVARIMARRYGEQSEKDSDRDKDLGSELADVLFVVLCLANQTNTDLQQAWTQRMEEKTKRDKDRHRNNPKLR; this is translated from the coding sequence ATGGGAAGAACCGGAGAATTACCGTTGATCAATCTTCAAGAACAAGTAGATGAATGGATCACCAACCATGGTGTACGGTACTTCAACGAACTCACCAACATGGCCATGCTTACGGAAGAGGTAGGGGAGGTTGCTCGCATCATGGCACGTCGTTATGGCGAGCAAAGCGAAAAGGACAGTGACAGGGATAAGGATCTGGGTTCGGAGTTGGCCGATGTACTCTTTGTCGTTTTGTGTTTGGCCAATCAGACCAACACTGACCTACAACAGGCGTGGACCCAACGCATGGAGGAAAAGACCAAGCGGGATAAGGATCGGCATAGGAACAACCCGAAATTGCGGTGA